A portion of the Lolium rigidum isolate FL_2022 chromosome 1, APGP_CSIRO_Lrig_0.1, whole genome shotgun sequence genome contains these proteins:
- the LOC124700499 gene encoding tubulin beta-3 chain-like codes for MREILHIQGGQCGNQIGAKFWEVICDEHGIDQTGKYAGDSDLQMERINVYYNEASGGRFVPRAVLMDLEPGTMDSVRSGPYGQIFRPDNFVFGQSGAGNNWAKGHYTEGAELIDSVLDVVRKEAENCDCLQGFQVCHSLGGGTGSGMGTLLISKIREEYPDRMMMTFSVFPSPKVSDTVVEPYNATLSVHQLVENADECMVLDNEALYDICFRTLKLSTPTFGDLNHLISATMSGVTCCLRFPGQLNSDLRKLAVNLIPFPRLHFFMVGFAPLTSRGSQMYRALTVPELTQQMWDSKNMMCAADPRHGRYLTASAMFRGKMSTKEVDEQMLNVQNKNSSYFVEWIPNNVKSSVCDIPPTGLKMSSTFVGNSTSIQEMFRRVSEQFTAMFRRKAFLHWYTGEGMDEMEFTEAESNMNDLVAEYQQYQDATAEDEEDYEDEQEEEEAA; via the exons GGCATCGACCAGACGGGCAAgtacgccggcgactccgacctccAGATGGAGCGCATCAACGTCTACTACAACGAGGCCAGCGGCGGCCGCTTCGTGCCCCGCGCCGTGCTCATGGACCTCGAGCCGGGCACCATGGACTCGGTGCGCTCCGGGCCATACGGCCAGATCTTCCGCCCCGACAACTTCGTCTTCGGCCAGTCCGGCGCAGGCAACAACTGGGCCAAGGGACACTACACCGAGGGCGCAGAGCTCATCGACTCCGTCCTCGACGTCGTACGCAAGGAGGCCGAGAACTGCGACTGCCTACAGG GATTTCAGGTCTGCCACTCGCTGGGAGGAGGCACAGGCTCCGGAATGGGCACCCTGCTCATCTCCAAGATCAGGGAGGAGTACCCGGACCGGATGATGATGACGTTCTCGGTCTTCCCATCGCCCAAGGTGTCTGATACTGTTGTGGAGCCGTACAACGCTACGCTCTCGGTCCACCAGCTTGTTGAGAATGCGGATGAGTGCATGGTTCTCGACAATGAGGCCCTCTACGACATCTGCTTCCGCACTCTGAAGCTCTCCACACCCACCT TTGGTGATCTCAACCACCTTATCTCAGCAACCATGAGTGGTGTTACCTGCTGTCTCCGTTTCCCTGGCCAGCTCAACTCTGACCTCCGGAAGCTTGCTGTGAACCTGATCCCATTCCCAAGGCTGCACTTCTTCATGGTTGGATTTGCTCCACTGACCTCGAGAGGGTCACAGATGTACCGTGCCCTCACTGTACCTGAGCTGACTCAGCAGATGTGGGACTCCAAGAACATGATGTGTGCCGCTGACCCTCGGCACGGCCGCTACCTTACTGCCTCAGCCATGTTCCGCGGAAAGATGAGCACCAAGGAAGTCGATGAGCAGATGCTGAATGTCCAGAACAAGAACTCGTCCTACTTTGTGGAATGGATCCCCAACAACGTCAAGTCGAGTGTGTGTGACATCCCACCCACTGGCCTGAAGATGTCGTCCACGTTCGTTGGCAACTCTACTTCGATCCAGGAGATGTTCCGCCGTGTGAGCGAGCAGTTCACTGCCATGTTCAGGAGGAAGGCTTTCTTGCACTGGTACACGGGTGAGGGCATGGATGAGATGGAGTTCACCGAGGCCGAGAGCAACATGAACGATCTTGTGGCAGAGTACCAGCAGTACCAGGATGCCACGGCTGAGGATGAAGAGGATTACGAAgatgagcaggaggaggaggaagctgccTAG